In the genome of Dichotomicrobium thermohalophilum, one region contains:
- a CDS encoding S-(hydroxymethyl)glutathione dehydrogenase/class III alcohol dehydrogenase, which yields MDVRAAVAFEAGKPLEVTTVQLEGPKEGEVLVEVHATGICHTDEFTRSGADPEGLFPAILGHEGAGIVVDTGPGVTSVKKGDHVIPLYTPECRECEYCLNPKTNLCQKIRSTQGQGLMPDGTSRFSLDGKPLHHYMGTSTFSNYTVLPEIAVAKIREDAPFDKVCYVGCGVTTGIGAVINTAKVEPGANCIVFGLGGIGLNVIQGLRLVGANMIVGVDINPAKKEWGERFGMTHFVNPKEVEGDLVPYLVNLTGGGGDYTFDCTGNVDVMRAALESAHKGWGESIIIGVAPAGAEISTRPFQLVTGRVWKGTAFGGARGRTDVPKIVDWYMDGKIEIDPMITQTIALDDINKGFELMHHGEGIRTVVTF from the coding sequence ATGGATGTTCGCGCCGCCGTCGCCTTCGAGGCCGGAAAGCCGCTCGAAGTCACCACCGTCCAGCTCGAAGGCCCCAAGGAAGGCGAGGTGTTGGTCGAGGTCCACGCAACGGGTATCTGCCACACCGACGAGTTCACCCGCTCCGGTGCCGACCCGGAAGGGCTGTTCCCGGCGATTCTCGGCCATGAAGGCGCTGGCATCGTCGTGGACACCGGCCCCGGTGTGACCAGCGTAAAAAAGGGCGATCACGTCATCCCGCTCTACACGCCGGAATGCCGCGAGTGCGAATACTGCCTGAACCCCAAGACCAATCTGTGCCAGAAAATCCGCTCGACGCAGGGGCAGGGGCTGATGCCGGACGGCACTTCGCGATTCTCGCTCGATGGCAAGCCGCTGCACCACTACATGGGCACCTCGACCTTCTCGAATTACACCGTCCTGCCCGAGATCGCGGTTGCGAAAATCCGTGAGGACGCGCCATTCGACAAGGTCTGTTATGTCGGCTGCGGCGTGACCACCGGCATTGGTGCGGTCATCAACACGGCCAAGGTGGAGCCGGGCGCGAATTGCATCGTCTTCGGCCTGGGTGGCATCGGCCTGAACGTGATCCAGGGCCTGCGGCTGGTCGGGGCGAACATGATCGTCGGCGTCGACATCAACCCGGCCAAGAAGGAATGGGGTGAGCGCTTCGGCATGACCCATTTCGTGAACCCGAAAGAAGTCGAAGGCGATCTCGTGCCTTATCTGGTCAACCTGACAGGGGGCGGCGGCGACTACACCTTCGACTGCACCGGGAATGTCGATGTCATGCGCGCTGCGCTTGAGTCCGCGCACAAGGGCTGGGGCGAGAGCATCATCATCGGCGTGGCGCCAGCCGGTGCCGAGATTTCCACCCGGCCGTTCCAGCTCGTCACCGGTCGCGTCTGGAAAGGCACGGCCTTCGGCGGCGCGCGCGGGCGCACGGATGTGCCCAAGATCGTCGACTGGTACATGGACGGCAAGATCGAGATCGACCCGATGATCACCCAGACCATAGCACTGGATGACATCAACAAGGGGTTCGAATTGATGCATCACGGCGAGGGCATCCGCACCGTCGTCACCTTTTAG
- the secA gene encoding preprotein translocase subunit SecA, with the protein MVSLNAIVGKFFGNPNDRKLKKYAPRVEAINALEPELEQLSDDALRARTDAFREQLANGAKLDDLLVPAFATVREAAKRTLGQRHFDVQLVGGMVLHEGDIAEMKTGEGKTLVATLPVYLNALTGRGVHVVTVNDYLAKRDAEWMGAIYEFLGLSVGCILHELNDDQRMQAYGCDVTYGTNNEFGFDYLRDNMKYSTSEMVQFGGRPWELAGHYFAIVDEVDSILIDEARTPLIISGPVEDRTELYTAVDAVIPHLEEDDYELDEKMRTVTLTEKGNEHVEELLKKEGLIKDDGSMYDVENVTLVHHVNQALKAHTLFQRDRDYIVKNGQVVIIDEFTGRMMEGRRYSEGLHQALEAKEGVKIQPENVTLASITFQNYFRLYDKLAGMTGTAVTEAAEFADIYGLGVTEVPTNKPMIRDDQHDEVYRTFEEKINAIIEDIKDCRERGQPMLVGTTSIEKSEMLSARLKKLKIPHQVLNARYHEQEAYIIAQAGVPGAVTIATNMAGRGTDIQLGGNPEMRLQMWLNEQREKGKEPSEEQIAAQREKIFADVEEKKQKALEAGGLYVIGTERHESRRIDNQLRGRSGRQGDPGASKFYLSLEDDLMRIFGSDRMDGMLQRLGLEEGEAIVHPWINKALERAQSKVEARNFDARKNILKYDDVMNDQRKVVFEQRIELMQEDDLSDTVRDMRHQVIDDLVAKHIPEKAYPEQWDVDGLKDEMQRIFGLDLPIADWAAEEGIADEEIRERLIKEADSAAAKKVAEIGPEMMRHIEKAVLLQTLDNMWREHLVTLEHLRQVIGLRGFGQRDPLNEYKTEGFALFETMLANLREQVTGHLMHVSVDSAPSEQELEMAELPEMSAHHVDPLTGEDEFEREPEMAMEGAEPAGPARGKRGNGGTRAQPMRNKPAGVALDPNDPATWGKVSRNAQCPCGSGKKYKHCHGKLS; encoded by the coding sequence ATGGTTTCGTTGAATGCGATCGTCGGCAAATTTTTCGGGAATCCGAATGATCGCAAGCTGAAGAAATATGCGCCCCGCGTTGAGGCGATCAACGCGCTGGAACCGGAGCTGGAGCAGCTTTCGGATGACGCGTTGCGCGCGCGCACCGATGCGTTCCGCGAGCAGCTGGCGAATGGGGCAAAGCTGGACGATCTGCTGGTGCCTGCCTTTGCGACCGTGCGCGAGGCCGCAAAGCGCACGCTGGGCCAGCGGCATTTCGACGTCCAGCTCGTCGGCGGCATGGTGCTGCACGAAGGCGACATCGCCGAGATGAAGACGGGCGAGGGCAAGACGCTTGTCGCCACGCTGCCCGTTTATCTCAACGCGCTGACCGGGCGCGGCGTGCATGTCGTCACCGTGAACGACTATCTCGCCAAGCGCGATGCCGAGTGGATGGGCGCAATTTACGAATTTCTCGGGCTTAGCGTTGGCTGCATCCTTCATGAACTCAACGACGATCAGCGGATGCAGGCCTACGGTTGCGACGTCACCTACGGCACCAACAACGAGTTCGGCTTCGACTATCTCCGCGACAACATGAAGTATTCGACCTCGGAGATGGTCCAGTTCGGCGGGCGTCCGTGGGAGCTTGCCGGCCATTACTTCGCCATCGTCGACGAGGTCGACTCGATCCTGATCGACGAGGCGCGCACGCCGCTCATTATCTCCGGTCCCGTGGAGGACCGCACCGAGCTTTACACCGCTGTCGACGCCGTCATCCCGCACCTGGAGGAGGATGACTACGAGCTCGACGAGAAGATGCGCACGGTCACGCTGACCGAGAAGGGTAACGAGCACGTGGAGGAGCTGCTCAAGAAAGAGGGGCTCATCAAGGACGACGGTTCGATGTACGACGTCGAGAACGTCACGCTCGTGCATCACGTCAACCAGGCGCTCAAGGCCCACACGCTGTTCCAGCGGGACCGCGATTATATCGTCAAGAATGGCCAGGTCGTCATCATCGACGAATTCACCGGCCGCATGATGGAGGGGCGCCGTTACTCCGAAGGATTGCACCAGGCGCTGGAAGCCAAGGAAGGGGTGAAGATCCAGCCGGAAAATGTCACGCTCGCTTCGATTACCTTCCAGAACTACTTCCGTCTTTATGACAAGCTCGCCGGCATGACGGGCACGGCGGTGACCGAGGCGGCCGAGTTCGCGGACATTTACGGTCTCGGTGTGACCGAGGTGCCGACGAACAAGCCGATGATCCGCGACGACCAGCACGACGAGGTCTACCGGACCTTCGAGGAAAAGATCAACGCGATCATCGAGGACATCAAGGACTGCCGCGAACGCGGCCAGCCCATGCTGGTCGGGACCACCTCGATCGAGAAGTCCGAGATGCTGTCCGCGCGGCTGAAGAAGCTGAAAATCCCGCACCAGGTCCTGAACGCGCGCTATCACGAGCAGGAGGCCTACATCATCGCGCAGGCCGGCGTGCCCGGCGCCGTGACAATCGCCACGAACATGGCCGGCCGCGGTACCGACATCCAGCTCGGCGGCAACCCGGAAATGCGCCTGCAGATGTGGCTGAACGAGCAGCGCGAAAAAGGCAAGGAGCCGAGCGAGGAGCAGATCGCGGCGCAGCGCGAGAAGATCTTCGCGGACGTGGAGGAAAAGAAGCAGAAGGCGCTGGAAGCCGGCGGCCTTTATGTCATAGGCACGGAGCGCCACGAATCTCGGCGAATCGACAATCAGTTGCGAGGCCGTTCGGGGCGTCAGGGCGACCCGGGCGCGTCGAAGTTCTACCTGTCGCTGGAAGATGACCTCATGCGCATCTTCGGTTCTGACCGCATGGACGGCATGCTGCAGCGGCTGGGCCTGGAAGAGGGCGAGGCGATCGTCCACCCGTGGATCAACAAGGCGCTGGAGCGCGCGCAGTCCAAGGTCGAGGCGCGCAACTTCGACGCCCGCAAGAACATCCTCAAATACGACGACGTGATGAACGACCAGCGCAAGGTCGTCTTCGAGCAGCGCATCGAGCTGATGCAGGAGGATGATCTGAGCGACACGGTCCGCGACATGCGTCATCAGGTGATCGACGATCTCGTGGCCAAGCACATTCCGGAAAAGGCCTATCCCGAGCAGTGGGATGTCGACGGCCTGAAGGACGAGATGCAGCGCATCTTCGGCCTGGACCTGCCGATCGCCGACTGGGCGGCCGAAGAGGGCATCGCCGACGAAGAAATCCGCGAACGGCTCATCAAGGAGGCCGACTCTGCAGCCGCCAAGAAGGTCGCGGAGATCGGCCCGGAGATGATGCGCCATATCGAGAAGGCGGTGCTGCTGCAGACCCTCGACAATATGTGGCGCGAGCATCTCGTGACGCTTGAGCATCTGCGCCAGGTCATCGGCCTGCGTGGCTTCGGTCAGCGCGATCCGCTCAACGAGTACAAGACCGAAGGCTTCGCGCTTTTCGAGACCATGCTGGCAAACCTGCGCGAGCAGGTCACCGGCCATCTGATGCATGTCAGCGTCGACTCGGCGCCTTCGGAGCAGGAACTGGAGATGGCTGAACTGCCCGAGATGAGCGCACACCACGTGGACCCGCTGACCGGCGAGGACGAATTCGAGCGCGAGCCGGAAATGGCCATGGAAGGGGCGGAACCCGCAGGGCCTGCCCGCGGCAAGCGCGGCAATGGCGGCACGCGCGCCCAGCCGATGCGTAACAAGCCGGCCGGCGTCGCACTCGATCCGAACGACCCGGCGACCTGGGGCAAGGTTTCGCGTAACGCACAGTGCCCGTGTGGCTCGGGCAAGAAGTACAAGCACTGTCACGGCAAGCTGAGCTGA
- a CDS encoding peptidylprolyl isomerase — translation MTFRSLSIAACATLAVTLAGAAFAPFSSAQDQEANPDEVIARVDGTPITRGQLDLAEDELGPDLEQLPSETRDEVVLQYVVELTLLADAAREAGLDQTKEYKRLSRYYELRALRDVFFQEEIRANVTDEAAQKLYDERIGGAEPEKEVRARHILVETEDKAKEIIEKLEGGADFAELAKEESTGPSAANGGDLGFFSKEQMVTPFAEAAFAMEKGEISEPVKTRFGWHVIKVEEMRDRKPPKFADVKERLKSSLIRQQLQQRMSDLRGAANVEILDESLKQNEQDGGNAQ, via the coding sequence GTGACTTTCCGTTCCCTTTCTATCGCAGCCTGCGCCACACTTGCCGTAACGCTTGCCGGCGCGGCCTTTGCCCCATTCAGCAGCGCCCAGGATCAGGAGGCCAACCCGGATGAGGTCATCGCGCGGGTTGACGGTACTCCGATAACCCGTGGCCAGCTCGATCTGGCTGAGGATGAACTCGGGCCCGACCTCGAGCAGTTGCCGTCGGAGACGCGCGACGAGGTCGTGCTCCAGTATGTCGTCGAACTGACGCTGCTGGCCGACGCTGCGCGCGAAGCCGGACTGGACCAGACCAAGGAATACAAGCGACTGTCGCGATATTACGAGCTGCGCGCGCTGCGCGACGTGTTTTTCCAGGAGGAGATCCGCGCCAACGTCACTGATGAAGCGGCCCAGAAGCTCTATGACGAGCGCATCGGCGGCGCCGAGCCCGAGAAAGAGGTCCGCGCGCGGCACATTCTCGTGGAGACCGAGGACAAGGCCAAGGAAATCATCGAAAAGCTCGAGGGCGGCGCCGACTTCGCCGAACTGGCCAAGGAAGAATCGACCGGCCCGAGCGCGGCCAACGGCGGGGATCTCGGTTTCTTCAGCAAGGAGCAGATGGTGACTCCCTTCGCCGAGGCCGCCTTTGCAATGGAAAAGGGCGAGATTTCCGAGCCGGTCAAGACCCGCTTCGGCTGGCACGTCATCAAGGTCGAGGAGATGCGCGACCGCAAGCCGCCGAAATTCGCCGATGTCAAGGAGCGGCTGAAGTCCTCGCTGATCCGCCAGCAGCTCCAGCAGCGGATGTCAGACCTGCGTGGCGCGGCCAATGTCGAGATCCTCGACGAAAGCCTGAAGCAGAACGAACAGGACGGCGGCAACGCCCAATGA
- the argJ gene encoding bifunctional glutamate N-acetyltransferase/amino-acid acetyltransferase ArgJ: MTKTSPFAPASLPTLPSVGGVALAAAEAGIRYQGRKDLLLVRFAEGAEVGGALTTSRTPSPAVNWCRSLLNSGRHARALVVNSGNANAFTGQRGVDAVHLTAQIAAETEGCAPEDVFLASTGVIGEPLEVSAFADTLRGLHEAVRPDAWEDAARAIMTTDTFPKLASRTTQIDGVEVTINGIAKGSGMIAPNMATMLAFLFTDAPLPGGLLQTLCTDTVAQSFNRITVDSDTSTSDTVLLFATGAARDRGVPEITDPHDSRLEEFRLALDELTLDLAHQVVQDGEGLTKFVTVRVDGAHTDEDAQAIAFSIANSPLVKTALAGEDPNWGRIIMAVGKAGVEIDPDELAIWFGEIPVAAGGEVHPDYEEAEAAAYMKRDELLIRVYAGLGGAGAATVWTTDLTHGYIDINADYRS, translated from the coding sequence ATGACAAAAACGTCGCCGTTCGCGCCAGCGTCTCTGCCCACGCTGCCGTCGGTCGGTGGCGTGGCGCTGGCCGCCGCCGAAGCCGGCATCCGCTATCAGGGTCGAAAGGACCTGCTGCTGGTGCGGTTTGCCGAGGGCGCGGAGGTCGGCGGCGCGCTGACCACATCGCGGACACCCTCGCCGGCGGTTAACTGGTGCCGGAGCCTACTGAATAGTGGCCGGCACGCGCGCGCGTTGGTCGTCAACTCGGGCAATGCCAACGCCTTCACCGGCCAGCGCGGGGTCGATGCCGTGCACCTGACCGCACAGATCGCTGCGGAAACCGAAGGCTGCGCGCCGGAGGACGTGTTCCTGGCCTCGACCGGCGTGATCGGCGAACCGCTGGAGGTCTCCGCCTTTGCCGATACGCTGCGCGGCCTTCATGAAGCCGTCCGCCCTGACGCCTGGGAAGATGCGGCGCGGGCGATCATGACGACGGACACCTTCCCGAAGCTGGCGTCACGAACGACCCAGATTGACGGCGTCGAGGTGACGATCAACGGCATCGCCAAGGGCTCGGGCATGATCGCGCCGAACATGGCGACCATGCTCGCCTTTCTTTTCACTGACGCCCCGCTGCCCGGCGGCCTGTTGCAAACGCTGTGCACGGACACCGTTGCCCAAAGCTTCAATCGCATCACGGTCGACAGCGACACCTCCACGAGCGACACCGTGCTACTGTTCGCCACCGGCGCGGCCCGCGACAGGGGCGTGCCGGAGATCACCGACCCCCATGACTCGCGGCTGGAGGAATTCCGGCTGGCGCTCGATGAGCTCACACTCGACCTTGCGCATCAGGTGGTCCAGGACGGCGAGGGGCTGACCAAGTTCGTCACCGTCCGCGTCGATGGGGCGCATACTGACGAAGACGCCCAGGCCATCGCCTTTTCCATCGCCAACTCGCCTCTGGTGAAAACCGCGCTGGCCGGCGAGGACCCGAACTGGGGCCGCATCATCATGGCGGTCGGCAAGGCTGGTGTTGAAATTGACCCGGACGAGCTGGCCATCTGGTTCGGCGAAATTCCTGTTGCTGCGGGTGGCGAGGTCCATCCCGACTACGAGGAAGCCGAAGCGGCGGCGTACATGAAGCGCGATGAACTGCTGATCCGCGTTTATGCCGGGCTTGGCGGCGCGGGCGCCGCTACTGTCTGGACGACCGATCTCACGCACGGCTATATCGACATCAATGCCGATTACCGGAGTTGA
- a CDS encoding (deoxy)nucleoside triphosphate pyrophosphohydrolase gives MTTAPAKPIKLVVACALIDADNRVLLAQRPEGRKMAGLWEFPGGKVEQGETPESALIRELEEELGITLPARCLAPLTFASHAYEDFHLLMPLYISRTWEGDPEPLEFQALKWVRAARLRDYEMPPADLPLIPILQDWL, from the coding sequence ATGACCACCGCCCCGGCAAAGCCGATCAAGCTTGTCGTCGCCTGCGCACTGATCGACGCGGACAACCGCGTCCTGCTGGCCCAGCGGCCGGAGGGCCGCAAGATGGCGGGCCTCTGGGAATTCCCTGGCGGCAAGGTCGAACAAGGCGAGACACCGGAATCCGCGCTGATCCGCGAACTGGAGGAGGAACTGGGCATCACTTTGCCGGCCCGCTGCCTCGCGCCGCTGACTTTTGCAAGCCACGCGTACGAGGACTTTCACCTCCTGATGCCGCTCTATATCTCCCGCACCTGGGAAGGCGATCCGGAACCGCTGGAATTCCAGGCGCTGAAATGGGTGCGCGCGGCGCGGCTGCGGGACTACGAGATGCCCCCGGCGGATTTGCCCCTGATCCCGATCCTTCAGGACTGGCTATAA
- a CDS encoding pyridoxamine 5'-phosphate oxidase family protein — protein MGEPDLPDFYNDLDRSLRAAWSLLACGVKDRKAPAHTPVLATNGDSGPRVRTVVLRACDPETRRLRFHTDRRSHKVAEIAADPAGAVHVYDPKQKVQLRLDCQLSVHIGDELAQEAWAATRDFSRVCYQVMQGPGEAVSDPREVPFSADDSKDGWDHFAVISALVTRIEWLYLAAHGHRRAEFLWQEGDWHGRWLVP, from the coding sequence ATGGGCGAACCGGACCTGCCAGATTTCTACAACGACCTCGACCGGAGCCTGCGCGCGGCGTGGTCGCTGCTTGCGTGCGGCGTGAAGGACCGCAAGGCGCCGGCGCATACGCCCGTGCTGGCGACGAATGGCGACAGCGGGCCGCGTGTGCGCACGGTGGTGCTGCGCGCCTGCGATCCGGAGACGCGGCGGCTGCGCTTTCACACGGACCGGCGCTCCCATAAGGTTGCGGAGATCGCGGCCGATCCGGCCGGCGCGGTCCATGTGTACGACCCGAAGCAGAAGGTCCAGTTGCGGCTCGACTGCCAGCTTAGCGTTCATATCGGCGATGAGCTGGCGCAGGAGGCGTGGGCCGCCACCCGCGATTTCAGCCGCGTCTGTTATCAGGTTATGCAAGGGCCGGGCGAAGCGGTGAGCGATCCGCGCGAGGTCCCCTTTTCAGCGGACGACAGCAAAGACGGTTGGGACCATTTCGCCGTCATCTCGGCGCTCGTCACGCGCATCGAATGGCTCTACCTTGCCGCCCATGGCCACCGGCGCGCGGAGTTCCTCTGGCAGGAGGGCGATTGGCACGGCCGCTGGCTCGTGCCTTAG
- a CDS encoding DUF411 domain-containing protein, whose amino-acid sequence MTFLTAVMVLLATTLMPLTPVQASDQSTRAQSLPIVEMTKHPQCGCCTEWADHLRAAGFEVKVTETRKMWGVKRLAGIPKDLDSCHTATVGGYVIEGHVPADDIKRLLAEHPDVKGLAVPGMPIGSPGMEFGNRTEPYDVLSFDADGQTDVFQSYR is encoded by the coding sequence ATGACATTTCTCACTGCGGTGATGGTCCTTCTGGCAACCACGCTGATGCCCCTGACGCCCGTGCAGGCGTCGGATCAAAGCACGCGCGCGCAGAGCCTGCCGATCGTGGAAATGACGAAGCATCCGCAGTGCGGCTGCTGCACCGAATGGGCGGACCATCTCCGCGCAGCCGGTTTCGAGGTCAAGGTCACCGAGACGCGCAAGATGTGGGGGGTCAAGCGCTTGGCCGGCATTCCGAAGGACCTGGACTCCTGTCACACGGCAACGGTCGGCGGCTACGTCATCGAAGGGCATGTGCCCGCAGACGACATCAAGCGCCTGCTGGCGGAACACCCGGACGTTAAGGGTCTGGCGGTGCCGGGGATGCCGATCGGCTCGCCGGGCATGGAGTTCGGCAACCGGACCGAGCCGTACGACGTGCTCTCTTTCGACGCGGACGGCCAGACCGACGTTTTCCAGTCGTATCGCTAA
- a CDS encoding heavy metal translocating P-type ATPase — translation MQETQRTDAHGACCHHHHNDSETAGQVTDPVCGMLVTPGPDAISYDYEGATYYFCREGCRDKFAADPEKYLSDRGEPEPAPPGTLYTCPMDPEIVQEGPGTCPICGMALEPMSPAAAPSGPDPELVDFTRRLIVGAVLGVPVLILAMGPMLGLPVKQWIGEDIARWAELILATPVVLWSGWPFFVRCVASFRNMRPNMWTLIGLGVGAAYAYSVVATIAPGIFPDAFRGPDGSVGVYFEAAAMIVVLVLVGQVMELRAREKTGSAIRQLLDLAPKTARRVAEDGTEEDVPLEQVHVGDRLRVRPGESIPVDGVVEDGRSSVDESMLTGEPVAVEKTEGDEVTGGTLNTSGSFIMRAERVGSDTMLSNIVEMVAQAQRSRAPIQRLVDKVAAYFVPAVVGVAIIAFIAWSIFGPPPAMAYALVAAVSVLIIACPCALGLATPMSIMVATGRGAQSGVLVREAQALERLAAVDTLIVDKTGTLTEGAPKLSDAVTLGDVSEDEMLRLAASLERASEHPLAEAFVEAAKERDLKLAETEDFEARTGQGIIGKVEGRAIAVGTPALMEAEGVDAAKGQKPANDMRAQGKTVVFVAIGGELAGLLAVADPIKERAAEAVRALHDAGLRIVMATGDNRETAQAVAKALGIDEVHADLMPQDKTQLVRKMAEGEAVVAMAGDGINDAPALAASDVGIAMGTGADVSIESAGLTLLRGDLNAIVRAVHLARATMRNIRQNLVFAFGYNALGVPIAAGVLYPFFGIVLSPVIAAAAMSLSSVSVITNSLRLRGIKL, via the coding sequence ATGCAGGAAACACAGCGCACTGACGCGCACGGCGCGTGCTGCCATCACCATCACAATGACAGCGAAACGGCCGGGCAAGTCACCGACCCGGTCTGCGGGATGCTGGTCACGCCCGGCCCGGACGCCATCAGTTACGATTACGAGGGCGCGACCTATTACTTCTGCCGCGAGGGCTGCCGCGACAAGTTCGCCGCCGATCCCGAAAAGTATCTGAGCGATCGGGGCGAACCCGAGCCAGCGCCGCCCGGCACGCTCTACACCTGCCCAATGGACCCGGAGATCGTGCAGGAAGGCCCGGGCACCTGCCCGATTTGCGGCATGGCGCTGGAGCCGATGAGCCCGGCCGCCGCGCCCTCCGGGCCGGACCCGGAACTCGTGGACTTCACCCGCCGCTTGATCGTTGGCGCGGTCCTCGGCGTGCCCGTTCTGATCCTGGCGATGGGACCTATGCTCGGCTTGCCGGTCAAGCAGTGGATCGGCGAGGACATCGCGCGCTGGGCCGAACTGATACTGGCGACCCCGGTGGTCCTCTGGTCGGGTTGGCCGTTCTTCGTGCGCTGCGTCGCCTCCTTCCGCAACATGCGCCCGAACATGTGGACGCTCATCGGGCTGGGCGTCGGCGCGGCCTATGCCTACAGCGTCGTCGCGACCATTGCGCCGGGCATCTTCCCCGACGCCTTCCGCGGGCCTGATGGCTCTGTCGGCGTCTATTTCGAGGCCGCGGCGATGATCGTCGTGCTCGTGCTCGTCGGGCAGGTGATGGAGCTGCGCGCGCGGGAAAAGACCGGCTCGGCGATCCGCCAACTGCTCGATCTGGCGCCCAAGACCGCGCGGCGGGTGGCCGAGGATGGCACGGAAGAGGACGTGCCCCTGGAACAGGTGCATGTCGGCGACCGGCTGCGGGTGCGCCCGGGCGAGTCGATCCCGGTGGACGGCGTGGTCGAGGACGGCCGCTCTAGCGTGGACGAGTCGATGCTGACCGGCGAGCCGGTCGCAGTCGAAAAGACCGAGGGCGATGAGGTCACCGGCGGCACGCTGAACACCTCGGGCAGCTTCATCATGCGCGCCGAGCGCGTCGGCAGCGACACGATGCTCTCCAACATCGTCGAGATGGTCGCGCAGGCCCAGCGCAGCCGCGCGCCGATCCAGCGGCTGGTGGACAAAGTCGCGGCGTATTTCGTGCCGGCCGTGGTGGGCGTGGCGATCATCGCGTTCATCGCCTGGTCGATCTTCGGCCCGCCGCCGGCGATGGCCTATGCGCTCGTGGCCGCCGTGTCAGTGCTCATTATCGCGTGCCCGTGCGCGCTGGGGCTGGCCACGCCAATGTCGATCATGGTGGCGACCGGGCGCGGCGCGCAGTCCGGCGTGCTGGTGCGCGAGGCGCAGGCGCTCGAGCGGCTGGCGGCGGTCGATACGCTCATTGTCGACAAGACCGGCACCCTGACCGAAGGCGCGCCGAAGCTCAGCGACGCCGTGACGCTGGGCGATGTCAGCGAGGACGAAATGCTGCGCCTTGCCGCCAGCCTTGAGCGCGCGAGCGAGCATCCGCTGGCCGAAGCCTTCGTGGAGGCCGCGAAAGAGCGCGATCTGAAGCTCGCGGAGACGGAGGACTTCGAGGCGCGGACGGGTCAGGGCATCATCGGGAAGGTCGAGGGCCGCGCGATTGCCGTCGGCACGCCGGCCCTGATGGAAGCCGAAGGCGTGGACGCCGCCAAGGGCCAGAAGCCGGCGAACGATATGCGCGCTCAGGGCAAGACGGTCGTCTTCGTCGCGATCGGCGGCGAACTGGCCGGCCTGCTCGCCGTGGCCGACCCGATCAAGGAGCGTGCCGCCGAGGCCGTACGCGCGCTGCATGATGCTGGCCTGCGCATCGTCATGGCGACCGGCGACAACAGGGAGACGGCACAAGCGGTGGCCAAGGCGCTGGGGATCGACGAAGTTCACGCCGATCTCATGCCGCAGGACAAGACCCAACTGGTGCGCAAGATGGCCGAAGGTGAAGCGGTCGTGGCGATGGCCGGCGACGGCATCAACGACGCGCCGGCGCTCGCGGCCTCGGATGTCGGCATCGCGATGGGCACCGGCGCGGATGTCAGCATCGAAAGCGCCGGCCTGACGCTCTTGCGCGGCGATCTCAACGCGATCGTCCGGGCGGTGCATCTCGCGCGCGCGACCATGCGCAACATCCGCCAGAACCTCGTCTTCGCCTTCGGCTACAACGCGCTGGGCGTGCCGATCGCTGCGGGCGTCCTCTATCCGTTCTTCGGCATCGTGCTCTCCCCGGTGATCGCCGCGGCGGCGATGAGCCTGTCATCGGTGTCGGTCATCACCAACTCGCTGCGGCTCAGGGGCATCAAGCTGTAG